In one window of Episyrphus balteatus chromosome 3, idEpiBalt1.1, whole genome shotgun sequence DNA:
- the LOC129913572 gene encoding uncharacterized protein LOC129913572 isoform X1, whose protein sequence is MITSKIIMVALVVLTILAFVRARNIVNTVQDPFSSEMFSKEIAVHSNRHSRGLNDLFDCDKSAAGVWKCIGLCAGMSLAGMTGECIHGRCECREVVVPGFGP, encoded by the exons ATGATCACCTCGAAAATTATTATGGTTGCGTTAGTTGTTTTGACTATATTAGCATTTGTAAGGGCCCGTAACATCGTGAACACTGTTCAAGATCCTTTTTCATCGGAAATGTTTTCTAAAg AAATTGCAGTACATAGTAACCGTCACTCTAGAGGCCTAAACGATCTCTTCGATTGCGATAAAAGTGCGGCAGGTGTTTGGAAGTGTATCGGTTTATGTGCTGGAATGAGTCTAGCTGGAATGACAGGTGAATGCATACATGGAAGATGCGAGTGCAGAGAAGTTGTTG TGCCTGGATTTGGTCCGTAA
- the LOC129913567 gene encoding odorant receptor 67d-like — MSLPSEKYQRLMKTARLCAAACGADVADPNYHVNFITVCVMFCITVYFIFSAYTVQLKFSENWGVLLESFCMVGSVIQGISKLFTGIGYTKTLAFTNNELQTIYKQYEIKNKYCIRVLNKCVSKVSLLLRTISISHVFIFIWLFFAPLFMYLITGRRYMLMQFYLPGLDVETDFGYFTTLGMQGACLVFGGFGNFAGDLFFVINSTHVILFADILKIKIREFNDITETEELGSKKSEELLNDIIEWHQHYSQYAKTTNTVFYWMTFVEIGTTSLSIVLTLFIMLTGDWPGAYSYLFLEFIMLYVYCGIGTLVELTNDKFCDEIYSIHWYKLAVPQQKCVLLMLMKSQDPELITVGGVMPLSVNTALQVTKSVYSIMMMILNFIE, encoded by the exons atgaGCTTACCTTCTGAAAAATATCAAAGATTAATGAAAACAGCACGTCTTTGTGCTGCAGCTTGTGGTGCTGATGTTGCAGATCCTAATTAccatgttaattttataacagTTTGCGTAATGTTCTGTATAacagtttattttatattttccgcTTATACAGTGCAATTGAAATTTTCGGAAAATTGGGGAGTGCTTTTAGAATCATTTTGTATGGTTGGTAGTGTTATTCAG GGAATCTCTAAACTTTTTACTGGAATTGGCTATACAAAAACCTTAGCATTTACAAACAACGAACTACAAACCATTTATAagcaatatgaaataaaaaataaatattgcataagagttttaaataaatgtgtCTCGAAAGTCTCATTGTTATTAAGGACCATCTCAATATCTCacgtatttattttcatttggcTTTTCTTTGCCCCATTGTTTATGTACTTAATAACTGGTCGTCGTTACATGttgatgcaattttatttgccCGGATTGGATGTTGAAACCGATTTTGGATATTTTACAACACTTGGCATGCAAGGTGCTTGCTTGGTTTTCGGTGGTTTTGGTAATTTCGCTGgagatttgttttttgttataaacagCACGCATGTTATACTTTTTGCTgatattcttaaaataaaaattcgagaATTCAATGACATCACAGAAACTGAGGaattgggttcaaaaaagtcTGAAGAATTATTGAATGATATTATAGAATGGCATCAACATTATTCGCA ATATGCCAAGACTACCAACACAGTATTCTATTGGATGACATTTGTCGAAATTGGTACAACATCCTTGTCAATTGTTTTGACTCTTTTTATAATGTTAACAGGAGATTGGCCAGGAGCATATTCATATTTATTTCTAGAGTTTATCATGTTGTACGTTTATTGTGGAATTGGGACATTGGTTGAATTAACA aaTGACAAGTTTTGTGATGAAATCTATTCAATTCATTGGTATAAACTGGCAGTTCCACAGCAAAAATGCGTTTTACTTATGTTAATGAAATCACAGGATCCTGAATTAATTACTGTTGGAGGTGTAATGCCTTTATCAGTTAACACAGCTCTTCAG gtTACAAAGTCAGTGTATAGCattatgatgatgattttaaatttcattgaaTAG
- the LOC129913566 gene encoding ATP-dependent RNA helicase p62 isoform X1, with protein sequence MLKVLINSFANSCRISASKTRVISSSTNIIRHYFHSTLLPVTSPIKLSHSCSFQTSAKLLKNSSLYIDQEEEEFENMSPHDRNFNGGRGNGGRGGRDDRGSRGGASGGGGVRNGRIDKRSDRRGGGGGGGGGMGGGNRNNGGDMELYDVDWSNLEPFKKNFYQEHPKVANRNPQDVQRYRDQHEITIRGSAPNPIEDFSEVNLPDYVAKEIKRQGYKAPTAIQAQGWPIAMSGDNLVGIAKTGSGKTLGYILPAIVHINNQKPLQRGDGPIALVLAPTRELAQQIQQVATEFGSSSYVRNTCVFGGAPKGGQARDLQRGCEIVIATPGRLIDFLASGTTNLQRCTYLVLDEADRMLDMGFEPQIRKILTQIRPDRHTLMWSATWPREVKQLAEDFLGSYVQINIGSLELSANHNIKQVVEVCDEHDKEEKLKTLLSDIYDTSENPGKIIIFVETKKRVDHLVRFIRSFGVRCGAIHGDKSQSERDFVLREFRSGKSNILVATDVAARGLDVDGIKYVINFDYPQSSEDYIHRIGRTGRSETKGTSYAFFTKNNARQSKALVDVLREANQEISPALEQLMRNNRGGFDNNRRYGGGGGSRFGGNSGTFRKGTLGGGSKFGGGGGGRGGGGYGGGNGGFGGGNRENGFSRGENGGGGGGNNGRHTRFD encoded by the exons ATGTTGAAAGTATTAATAAATTCCTTTGCTAACTCGTGCCGTATAAGTGCATCAAAAACTCGTGTTATTTCATCATCTACAAATATAATACGCCATTATTTTCACAGCACATTGCTCCCAGTCACCAGTCCTATTAAATTAAGTCATAGCTGCAGTTTCCAGACATcagcaaaattattaaaaaattcatctTTATATATTgaccaagaagaagaagaatttgaaaatat gtCTCCTCATGATAGAAACTTCAACGGCGGCCGTGGCAATGGTGGACGTGGTGGTCGCGATGACCGTGGAAGCCGCGGTGGCGCATCCGGTGGTGGTGGAGTTCGCAATGGACGCATAGACAAGCGCTCTGACCGTCGTGGTGGTGGAGGAGGAGGAGGTGGTGGAATGGGTGGTGGCAATCGCAACAATGGTGGCGATATGGAGCTCTATGACGTTGATTGGTCCAATCTGGAACCATTTAAGAAGAACTTTTACCAAGAGCATCCCAAAGTAGCCAATCGTAATCCACAAGATGTCCAACGTTATCGTGACCAACACGAAATCACAATTCGTGGCAGTGCCCCAAATCCAATTGAAGACTTCTCCGAAGTCAATTTGCCCGATTATGTTGCCAAGGAGATTAAACGTCAGGGTTACAAGGCTCCAACAGCAATTCAAGCTCAAGGTTGGCCAATCGCCATGAGTGGTGACAATCTTGTTGGTATTGCCAAGACAGGTTCCGGCAAAACTCTGGGTTATATTCTCCCAGCTATTGTCCATATCAATAATCAGAAGCCATTGCAACGTGGTGATGGGCCAATTGCTCTTGTTTTGGCACCAACTCGTGAATTGGCACAACAAATTCAACAAGTTGCCACAGAATTTGGTTCGTCATCGTATGTCCGTAATACATGTGTCTTTGGTGGAGCACCAAAAGGTGGTCAAGCTAGAGACTTGCAGCGTGGCTGTGAAATTGTCATTGCTACTCCTGGGCGATTGATTGATTTCCTTGCTTCGGGAACAACCAACTTACAAAGATGCACATATTTGGTGCTAGATGAGGCTGATCGTATGTTGGATATGGGTTTCGAGCCTCAGATTCGTAAGATTCTCACACAAATTCGCCCAGACAGACACACTTTGATGTGGAGTGCGACATGGCCACGTGAGGTTAAACAGTTGGCTGAGGATTTCCTTGGCAGTTATGTACAAATTAATATTGGTTCGTTGGAATTATCTGCCAATCATAATATCAAACAAGTCGTTGAGGTTTGTGATGAGCACGACAAGGAAGAAAA ATTAAAAACACTACTTTCCGATATCTACGACACAAGCGAAAATCCcggcaaaattattattttcgttGAAACAAAGAAACGTGTCGACCATTTGGTGCGTTTCATTCGTAGTTTCGGTGTCCGTTGCGGAGCCATTCATGGTGACAAGTCACAATCGGAGCGTGATTTTGTTTTGCGTGAATTCCGTTCTGgcaaatcaaatattttggtTGCCACAGATGTAGCTGCTCGTGGTTTGG ATGTGGACGGTATTAAGTACGTGATAAACTTTGACTACCCACAATCATCAGAAGATTACATTCATCGTATCGGCAGGACAGGTCGATCAGAAACCAAGGGTACATCATATGCATTCTTTACAAAGAACAACGCCCGCCAATCTAAGGCTCTTGTGGACGTTCTCCGAGAAGCTAATCAG gAAATCTCACCCGCACTTGAACAGTTGATGCGCAACAACCGCGGAGGCTTTGACAACAATCGTCGTTATGGCGGCGGTGGTGGATCCCGATTCGGTGGAAACAGTGGTACCTTCAGAAAAGGTACACTCGGCGGAGGCAGCAAATTCGGCGGTGGTGGCGGTGGCCGTGGAGGTGGCGGTTATGGCGGCGGAAATGGTGGATTCGGAGGCGGTAACCGAGAAAACGGTTTCAGCCGAGGAGAAAATggaggtggtggtggtggtaacAATGGTAGACATACGCGATTCGATTAG
- the LOC129914901 gene encoding odorant receptor 67d-like yields MYMYATCVVPKLTPFSFNTLSVFKLPVIIFIKLNFLKMVQPSGKYLSMMRTARLCATACGADVTDPNFRINILTVFVMICIVVYFVFTIYTVQLKFSESWGILLESFCMVGSILQGVAKLIGGIFYSKILCNTNIELCKIYEDFEGKNESCVEVLNKCLEKIKFLLIFMGILYIIIFGWLFVAPLIMYLFNGRRYLLMQFYFPLLDLETNFGYFTTISMQAVILAFGGFGNYAGDLLFIINNMHVTLFSDLLKIKVEELNAIADKLDQRNDAETGMMLNDVIEWHQKYSQYAKTSNSTCFWVIFTEVATSSLSIVLTLFILMTGDWPGSYSYMFLEFGTLYLYCGMGTLVEITNDEFCDEIYGIHWYNLAVSQQKSILIMLMKSQDPDLLTVGGVMPLSVNSALQITKSVYSILMMIVNFVD; encoded by the exons ATGTACATGTATGCTACTTGTGTTGTGCCAAAACTTACAC ctttttctTTCAATACGTTGTCGGTCTTCAAACTGCCtgtcataatttttataaaattgaattttttgaaaatggttcAACCTTCTGGAAAATACTTAAGCATGATGAGAACGGCTCGTCTCTGTGCTACAGCTTGTGGTGCAGATGTTACAGATCCTAATTTTCGTATCAATATTTTGACAGTTTTCGTTATGATCTGTATTGTtgtgtattttgtatttacGATCTATACTGTGCAGTTGAAATTTTCTGAAAGCTGGGGAATACTTTTAGAATCATTTTGTATGGTCGGTAGCATTCTTCAG ggaGTTGCCAAACTAATTGGAGGCATAttctattcaaaaatattatgtaaTACAAATATTGAATTGTGTAAAATCTATGAAGACTTTGAAGGCAAAAATGAAAGTTGTGttgaagttttaaataaatgtttggagaaaataaaatttctgcTAATATTTATGGGTATActatacattattatttttggttggCTTTTCGTTGCACCATTGATTATGTACTTATTTAATGGCCGACGTTATCTGTTAATGCAATTCTATTTCCCCTTATTGGATTTGGAAACTAATTTTGGATATTTTACCACGATAAGCATGCAAGCAGTTATCTTAGCTTTTGGCGGTTTTGGCAATTACGCTGGAGACTtactttttattataaacaacatgcatgtaacacttttttcggatcttcttaaaattaaagttgAAGAACTCAATGCAATTGCTGATAAACTTGATCAAagaaatgatgcagaaacagGAATGATGTTAAAtgatgttatagaatggcatcAAAAGTATTCTCA GTACGCAAAGACAAGCAACTCCACCTGCTTTTGGGTCATTTTTACTGAAGTAGCAACTTCCTCATTGTCGATTGTTCTAACTCTTTTCATATTGATGACGGGAGACTGGCCAGGATCATATTCCTATATGTTTCTAGAATTTGGTACACTATATCTTTATTGCGGGATGGGCACTTTGGTCGAAATAACT aatgacGAGTTCTGTGATGAAATCTATGGAATTCACTGGTATAACCTGGCAGTATCGCaacaaaaaagcattttaataaTGTTAATGAAATCACAAGATCCAGATTTGCTTACAGTTGGCGGTGTTATGCCACTATCAGTAAATTCAGCTCTACAG ATTACTAAGTCAGTGTACAGCATTTTGATGATGATTGTCAACTTCGtcgattaa
- the LOC129913566 gene encoding ATP-dependent RNA helicase p62 isoform X2, which yields MSPHDRNFNGGRGNGGRGGRDDRGSRGGASGGGGVRNGRIDKRSDRRGGGGGGGGGMGGGNRNNGGDMELYDVDWSNLEPFKKNFYQEHPKVANRNPQDVQRYRDQHEITIRGSAPNPIEDFSEVNLPDYVAKEIKRQGYKAPTAIQAQGWPIAMSGDNLVGIAKTGSGKTLGYILPAIVHINNQKPLQRGDGPIALVLAPTRELAQQIQQVATEFGSSSYVRNTCVFGGAPKGGQARDLQRGCEIVIATPGRLIDFLASGTTNLQRCTYLVLDEADRMLDMGFEPQIRKILTQIRPDRHTLMWSATWPREVKQLAEDFLGSYVQINIGSLELSANHNIKQVVEVCDEHDKEEKLKTLLSDIYDTSENPGKIIIFVETKKRVDHLVRFIRSFGVRCGAIHGDKSQSERDFVLREFRSGKSNILVATDVAARGLDVDGIKYVINFDYPQSSEDYIHRIGRTGRSETKGTSYAFFTKNNARQSKALVDVLREANQEISPALEQLMRNNRGGFDNNRRYGGGGGSRFGGNSGTFRKGTLGGGSKFGGGGGGRGGGGYGGGNGGFGGGNRENGFSRGENGGGGGGNNGRHTRFD from the exons at gtCTCCTCATGATAGAAACTTCAACGGCGGCCGTGGCAATGGTGGACGTGGTGGTCGCGATGACCGTGGAAGCCGCGGTGGCGCATCCGGTGGTGGTGGAGTTCGCAATGGACGCATAGACAAGCGCTCTGACCGTCGTGGTGGTGGAGGAGGAGGAGGTGGTGGAATGGGTGGTGGCAATCGCAACAATGGTGGCGATATGGAGCTCTATGACGTTGATTGGTCCAATCTGGAACCATTTAAGAAGAACTTTTACCAAGAGCATCCCAAAGTAGCCAATCGTAATCCACAAGATGTCCAACGTTATCGTGACCAACACGAAATCACAATTCGTGGCAGTGCCCCAAATCCAATTGAAGACTTCTCCGAAGTCAATTTGCCCGATTATGTTGCCAAGGAGATTAAACGTCAGGGTTACAAGGCTCCAACAGCAATTCAAGCTCAAGGTTGGCCAATCGCCATGAGTGGTGACAATCTTGTTGGTATTGCCAAGACAGGTTCCGGCAAAACTCTGGGTTATATTCTCCCAGCTATTGTCCATATCAATAATCAGAAGCCATTGCAACGTGGTGATGGGCCAATTGCTCTTGTTTTGGCACCAACTCGTGAATTGGCACAACAAATTCAACAAGTTGCCACAGAATTTGGTTCGTCATCGTATGTCCGTAATACATGTGTCTTTGGTGGAGCACCAAAAGGTGGTCAAGCTAGAGACTTGCAGCGTGGCTGTGAAATTGTCATTGCTACTCCTGGGCGATTGATTGATTTCCTTGCTTCGGGAACAACCAACTTACAAAGATGCACATATTTGGTGCTAGATGAGGCTGATCGTATGTTGGATATGGGTTTCGAGCCTCAGATTCGTAAGATTCTCACACAAATTCGCCCAGACAGACACACTTTGATGTGGAGTGCGACATGGCCACGTGAGGTTAAACAGTTGGCTGAGGATTTCCTTGGCAGTTATGTACAAATTAATATTGGTTCGTTGGAATTATCTGCCAATCATAATATCAAACAAGTCGTTGAGGTTTGTGATGAGCACGACAAGGAAGAAAA ATTAAAAACACTACTTTCCGATATCTACGACACAAGCGAAAATCCcggcaaaattattattttcgttGAAACAAAGAAACGTGTCGACCATTTGGTGCGTTTCATTCGTAGTTTCGGTGTCCGTTGCGGAGCCATTCATGGTGACAAGTCACAATCGGAGCGTGATTTTGTTTTGCGTGAATTCCGTTCTGgcaaatcaaatattttggtTGCCACAGATGTAGCTGCTCGTGGTTTGG ATGTGGACGGTATTAAGTACGTGATAAACTTTGACTACCCACAATCATCAGAAGATTACATTCATCGTATCGGCAGGACAGGTCGATCAGAAACCAAGGGTACATCATATGCATTCTTTACAAAGAACAACGCCCGCCAATCTAAGGCTCTTGTGGACGTTCTCCGAGAAGCTAATCAG gAAATCTCACCCGCACTTGAACAGTTGATGCGCAACAACCGCGGAGGCTTTGACAACAATCGTCGTTATGGCGGCGGTGGTGGATCCCGATTCGGTGGAAACAGTGGTACCTTCAGAAAAGGTACACTCGGCGGAGGCAGCAAATTCGGCGGTGGTGGCGGTGGCCGTGGAGGTGGCGGTTATGGCGGCGGAAATGGTGGATTCGGAGGCGGTAACCGAGAAAACGGTTTCAGCCGAGGAGAAAATggaggtggtggtggtggtaacAATGGTAGACATACGCGATTCGATTAG
- the LOC129913572 gene encoding uncharacterized protein LOC129913572 isoform X2, producing the protein MITSKIIMVALVVLTILAFVRARNIVNTVQDPFSSEMFSKVHSNRHSRGLNDLFDCDKSAAGVWKCIGLCAGMSLAGMTGECIHGRCECREVVVPGFGP; encoded by the exons ATGATCACCTCGAAAATTATTATGGTTGCGTTAGTTGTTTTGACTATATTAGCATTTGTAAGGGCCCGTAACATCGTGAACACTGTTCAAGATCCTTTTTCATCGGAAATGTTTTCTAAAg TACATAGTAACCGTCACTCTAGAGGCCTAAACGATCTCTTCGATTGCGATAAAAGTGCGGCAGGTGTTTGGAAGTGTATCGGTTTATGTGCTGGAATGAGTCTAGCTGGAATGACAGGTGAATGCATACATGGAAGATGCGAGTGCAGAGAAGTTGTTG TGCCTGGATTTGGTCCGTAA
- the LOC129914902 gene encoding odorant receptor 67d-like: FLKMVQPSGKYLSMMRTARLCATACGADVTDPNFRINIMTVLVMMCIVVYFVFTIYTVQLKFSESWGILLESFCMVGSVLQGVAKLVGGIFYSKILCDTNIELCKIYEDFEGKNESCVKVLNKCLEKIKFLLIFMGILYIIIFGWLFVAPLIMYLFNGRRYLLMQFYFPLLDLETNFGYFTTISMQAVILAFGGFGNYAGDLLFIINNMHVTLFSDLLKIKIEELNAIADKLDQRNDTETGMMLSDVIEWHQKYSRYANTSNSIFFWVIFTEVATSSLSIVLTLFILMTGDWPGSYSYMFLEFGTLYLYCGMGTLVEITNDEFCDEIYGIHWYNLAVSQQKSILIMLMKSQDPDLLTVGGVMPLSVNSALQITKSVYSILMMIVNFVD, encoded by the exons tttttgaaaatggttcAACCTTCTGGAAAATACTTAAGCATGATGAGAACGGCTCGTCTCTGCGCTACAGCTTGTGGTGCAGATGTTACAGATCCTAATTTTCGTATCAATATAATGACAGTTCTCGTAATGATGTGTATTGTtgtgtattttgtatttacGATCTATACTGTTCAGTTGAAATTTTCTGAAAGCTGGGGAATACTTTTAGAATCATTTTGTATGGTTGGTAGTGTTCTTCAG ggaGTTGCCAAACTAGTTGGAGGCATATTCTATTCCAAAATATTATGTGATACAAATATTGAATTGTGTAAAATCTATGAAGATTTTGAAGGCAAAAATGAAAGTTGcgtaaaagttttaaataaatgtttggagaaaataaaatttctgcTAATATTTATGGGTATActatacattattatttttggttggCTTTTCGTTGCACCATTGATTATGTACTTATTTAATGGCCGACGTTATCTGTTAATGCAATTCTATTTCCCCTTATTGGATTTGGAAACTAATTTTGGATATTTTACCACGATAAGCATGCAAGCAGTTATCTTAGCTTTTGGCGGTTTTGGCAATTATGCTGGAgatttactttttattataaacaacatgcatgtaacacttttttcggatcttcttaaaataaaaattgaagaactcAATGCAATCGCTGATAAACTTGATCAAAGAAATGATACAGAAACAGGAATGATGTTAAGtgatgttatagaatggcatcAAAAATATTCTCG GTACGCAAACACAAGCAACTCGATTTTCTTTTGGGTCATTTTTACTGAAGTAGCAACATCCTCATTGTCGATTGTTCTAACTCTTTTCATATTAATGACGGGAGACTGGCCAGGATCATATTCCTATATGTTTCTAGAATTCGGTACATTATATCTTTATTGCGGAATGGGTACTTTGGTCGAAATAACT aatgaCGAGTTCTGTGATGAAATCTATGGAATTCACTGGTATAACCTGGCAGTATCGCAACAAAAAAGCATTTTGATAATGTTAATGAAATCACAGGATCCAGATTTGCTTACAGTTGGCGGTGTTATGCCACTATCAGTAAATTCAGCTCTACAG ATTACTAAGTCAGTGTACAGCATTTTGATGATGATTGTCAACTTCGtagattaa